A single window of Cytobacillus luteolus DNA harbors:
- a CDS encoding MDR family MFS transporter, with translation MAIKGITKLERPLQILLLGVLLAHLGTLLVMPILPIMLKNDAGLSVTKIGSVLAAIAIAFQFGSIFGGILADRIGRRFIIGLGALIAGVGISLFGFFIEYGPLIVAAIIMGLGNGLHAPSIKASIAAFASEENRTTAFSLRGIAANIGTGTAGLIIFFLISGTPSILFFAAGSIYAVLAAISWTLLPKSCGEDPCPQLPIGAYGEVLKNKPFLVFSLVSILIWALYAQLSLALPIRATTILPSPENVALIWTINSVIVVFTQRFITRRFIDRVHPLSALSAGIVFIGLGVGSLFFASTFWHLVFSGAIFVFGEMLILPTTDSTISQLSKANMIGLFFAVSNVVSGLGEAGGKSVGGALLGNVEVNGLSWIIYALSGVVLGLLVLALKRWEPLNASLKQAIKQEDKPQHAPHVAVEPPHHRSHPINDWVPEQFFRKKHPVK, from the coding sequence ATGGCTATTAAAGGAATCACAAAGCTCGAACGTCCACTACAAATTTTACTTTTAGGCGTTTTATTAGCGCATTTAGGGACATTATTAGTCATGCCAATCTTACCAATAATGCTAAAAAACGATGCAGGCCTTTCGGTGACTAAAATTGGGAGCGTCCTAGCCGCCATTGCAATTGCCTTTCAATTTGGAAGTATATTTGGAGGGATATTAGCCGATCGAATTGGACGAAGATTCATAATCGGACTCGGCGCGTTAATTGCTGGTGTTGGAATTAGCTTGTTTGGATTCTTTATAGAATATGGCCCCCTTATAGTTGCTGCGATTATAATGGGACTCGGCAACGGACTTCATGCACCTTCTATCAAAGCCTCTATCGCTGCATTTGCTTCTGAAGAAAATCGAACTACTGCTTTTTCTTTAAGAGGTATTGCAGCAAATATTGGAACTGGGACTGCTGGTCTTATTATTTTCTTTCTCATATCAGGAACACCTTCCATTCTATTTTTTGCAGCAGGTTCGATTTATGCTGTTCTAGCAGCTATAAGTTGGACACTTTTACCAAAAAGCTGTGGAGAAGATCCTTGCCCTCAGCTTCCTATTGGGGCATATGGTGAGGTTTTAAAAAATAAACCTTTCTTAGTGTTCAGTTTAGTAAGTATCTTAATTTGGGCATTATATGCACAATTGTCTCTAGCTCTCCCGATTAGAGCTACAACTATATTACCTTCTCCTGAAAATGTTGCTCTGATTTGGACAATTAATAGTGTGATTGTTGTTTTCACACAACGATTTATTACAAGACGTTTTATAGACCGCGTGCATCCACTGTCAGCATTAAGTGCAGGTATTGTTTTTATAGGATTAGGAGTAGGTTCACTCTTTTTTGCCAGTACATTTTGGCATTTGGTTTTTAGTGGTGCCATTTTTGTTTTCGGTGAAATGCTCATTTTACCGACTACAGATAGTACAATTTCACAACTCTCCAAAGCAAATATGATAGGTCTATTTTTCGCAGTATCAAATGTTGTTTCTGGGCTTGGAGAGGCTGGTGGAAAGTCAGTAGGTGGAGCGTTATTGGGTAATGTAGAAGTGAATGGACTATCATGGATTATATACGCTCTATCTGGTGTGGTATTAGGTTTACTTGTTTTGGCCTTAAAAAGATGGGAACCACTTAATGCCTCGTTGAAGCAGGCTATTAAACAAGAAGACAAACCGCAACATGCTCCACATGTTGCGGTTGAACCACCTCATCATCGATCACATCCTATAAATGACTGGGTCCCAGAACAATTTTTCCGGAAAAAACATCCTGTTAAATAA
- a CDS encoding aspartate:alanine exchanger family transporter produces MSTIKGFLEEPLLLLFFILFLGSWLGQTKVKGLNLGSAGVLLVAMVFGHFGYQVSPIVQNFGLSLFIVAVGLQAGPRFFRMIRTSGVIFGIISILIVLLAAITTVLVSKAFNLSVALSIGIMTGALTSTPGLAAALQATNDPIASVGYGIAYPFGVIAVVLFVQLLPRVLKVDLQKDLQQKNNPVKSEESPEVITIEVTNPAINKKTLQELKFHKSYSVVISRVIRGQRSIIALSDTVLLKGDRLVSVGIRSELDKFCRYAGKEVPTDLQNVDHIKLRRVIVDSYDIIGKNIRELNLRRDYGVTVTRIERGGIEYSQNTRIRLERGDVLTIVSSEDRLNDVEMLFTRNKLTVTNIHIFSLSIILLLGILLGMLPIHLPGLGTLTLGVAGGPLFVALIIGHFGKLGPIKARYYQPSNQVIGDIGLALFLAGAGTTAGQGIVDVIQTEGIRLVIAGAIITIVPIVAGFFIARKVFHLSIIHSLGALCGGMTSTPGLGAVNQLIDSEDPAIAYAAAYPFALILVAVVSQLLVFFL; encoded by the coding sequence ATGAGCACGATTAAAGGGTTCTTAGAAGAACCATTATTATTGTTATTTTTTATTTTGTTTTTAGGATCATGGTTAGGCCAAACGAAGGTGAAAGGTCTGAATCTTGGTTCAGCTGGAGTACTTCTGGTTGCTATGGTGTTTGGTCATTTTGGTTATCAGGTCTCCCCTATTGTCCAAAACTTCGGACTTAGTTTGTTTATTGTTGCAGTTGGACTACAAGCTGGCCCTCGTTTTTTCAGGATGATTCGTACGAGTGGTGTAATATTTGGTATCATTAGTATTTTAATTGTACTACTTGCCGCTATTACAACTGTCCTTGTTTCAAAGGCCTTTAACCTTTCAGTAGCTTTGAGTATTGGAATTATGACTGGTGCCCTAACTAGTACACCAGGACTTGCAGCCGCACTTCAAGCAACCAATGACCCAATTGCATCTGTAGGATACGGAATCGCTTACCCTTTTGGTGTAATTGCAGTGGTCCTGTTTGTTCAACTATTGCCACGTGTTTTAAAAGTTGATTTACAAAAGGACTTACAACAGAAAAATAACCCGGTTAAAAGTGAAGAATCACCTGAAGTAATAACGATTGAAGTCACGAATCCAGCTATAAACAAGAAAACCCTACAAGAGTTGAAGTTTCATAAAAGTTACTCTGTTGTTATTAGTCGTGTTATCCGAGGACAACGTAGTATTATTGCCTTAAGTGACACTGTCCTTTTAAAGGGGGATCGCCTTGTATCAGTAGGAATTAGGTCAGAACTTGATAAGTTTTGTAGATACGCTGGTAAGGAAGTACCCACTGATTTACAAAATGTCGATCATATTAAACTACGCAGAGTAATCGTGGATTCGTATGATATTATCGGAAAAAACATCAGAGAACTTAATCTTAGAAGAGATTACGGAGTAACTGTGACTCGAATTGAACGTGGTGGGATTGAGTATAGTCAGAACACTCGTATACGTCTCGAACGTGGTGATGTGTTAACGATTGTAAGTAGTGAGGATCGTTTAAACGACGTCGAAATGTTATTTACTCGTAACAAGCTAACGGTCACGAATATTCATATCTTTTCACTCAGTATTATTCTGTTATTGGGTATATTACTTGGAATGTTACCAATCCACCTACCTGGCTTAGGCACACTAACTTTAGGAGTGGCTGGTGGTCCCTTGTTTGTTGCCTTAATCATTGGCCACTTTGGTAAACTAGGTCCGATAAAGGCAAGATATTACCAGCCTTCAAATCAGGTGATTGGGGATATTGGACTCGCGCTATTTTTAGCTGGTGCTGGAACAACCGCAGGACAAGGAATCGTAGATGTAATTCAAACAGAAGGTATTCGCTTAGTCATTGCCGGTGCGATTATTACAATTGTACCTATTGTTGCAGGATTTTTTATTGCCCGAAAAGTTTTTCACCTAAGTATAATCCATTCACTAGGAGCACTCTGTGGAGGAATGACAAGTACTCCAGGTTTAGGTGCTGTCAATCAACTGATTGACTCAGAGGATCCGGCAATTGCTTATGCTGCAGCCTATCCATTTGCGCTTATTTTGGTTGCTGTCGTCTCACAGCTACTAGTGTTCTTTCTTTAG
- a CDS encoding FbpB family small basic protein, producing the protein MKKGMLSMEELMKRNKEELLKDKLLLEKIEKRIEEKQILSSSK; encoded by the coding sequence ATGAAAAAGGGTATGTTATCCATGGAAGAACTAATGAAGAGAAATAAAGAGGAATTACTGAAGGATAAACTTTTGCTTGAAAAAATCGAGAAACGCATTGAAGAGAAACAAATACTAAGTTCATCTAAATAA
- a CDS encoding YkvA family protein, whose product MKDFFLTNEVPIHKKALGVLFFLTYAFFPFDLIPDYLAFLGLIDDVVIASFVLERFVKIAPESLKKKHKFIEK is encoded by the coding sequence TTGAAGGATTTCTTTCTAACAAATGAAGTACCGATTCATAAAAAAGCACTAGGGGTTTTGTTTTTTCTAACTTATGCTTTCTTCCCATTTGACTTAATTCCAGACTATCTGGCATTTTTAGGACTCATTGATGATGTTGTCATAGCCTCTTTTGTTTTAGAAAGATTCGTTAAAATTGCACCAGAGTCTTTAAAGAAAAAACATAAATTTATCGAAAAATAA
- a CDS encoding TerC family protein: protein MEISILLEYAWVLLLLIAIEGLLAADNALVLAIMVKHLPEEQRKRALFYGLAGAFVFRLGSLFAISFLVNVWQVQALGALYLLFIAFNHIFRKLVVKKQKEKAGMVKEKKKSGFWGTVIKVELADIAFAVDSILAAVALAVTLPNTNLPKIGGLDGGKFLVIFAGGLIGLIIMRFAANYFVTLLQKRPGLEIAAFMIVGWVGVKLTVFTLSHPEVGVLAEGFAKSPEWKITFYAVLLLIAIGGWFLSKEKPEETKVQENIS, encoded by the coding sequence TTGGAAATTTCAATTTTACTAGAATATGCTTGGGTATTACTTTTATTAATTGCCATAGAAGGGCTTTTAGCAGCTGATAATGCACTCGTTTTAGCGATTATGGTTAAGCATTTGCCAGAAGAGCAGCGTAAAAGAGCGTTGTTTTACGGACTTGCCGGAGCATTTGTTTTCCGACTTGGTTCACTCTTTGCTATATCGTTCCTTGTAAACGTGTGGCAGGTTCAAGCACTAGGTGCGCTTTACCTACTATTCATTGCTTTTAATCATATTTTTAGAAAACTAGTGGTAAAAAAGCAGAAAGAAAAAGCAGGAATGGTAAAAGAGAAGAAAAAATCAGGGTTTTGGGGCACTGTTATTAAAGTTGAATTAGCAGATATCGCGTTTGCAGTTGATTCAATACTTGCAGCAGTAGCATTAGCTGTAACACTTCCTAATACAAACCTTCCTAAAATCGGTGGATTAGACGGTGGTAAATTTCTTGTCATCTTTGCCGGTGGTTTAATTGGATTAATCATCATGCGTTTTGCAGCGAACTATTTTGTTACACTCTTACAAAAGAGACCTGGACTTGAAATTGCAGCATTTATGATTGTAGGTTGGGTAGGTGTTAAACTTACAGTCTTTACACTATCCCACCCAGAAGTTGGAGTTTTAGCAGAAGGCTTTGCTAAATCACCAGAATGGAAAATCACTTTCTATGCAGTACTGTTATTAATTGCAATTGGTGGTTGGTTCTTATCTAAAGAAAA